One window of Hydractinia symbiolongicarpus strain clone_291-10 chromosome 3, HSymV2.1, whole genome shotgun sequence genomic DNA carries:
- the LOC130636881 gene encoding putative ATP-dependent DNA helicase Q1 has protein sequence MATVSDVSKVISNILVPLSFSIKPKQLEAVVNILNGVDTLCIFPTCYGKSLIYQLLPSVCLELNIAPSPLVLVVSPLISLIQDQVSSANSLSALGLKASKLDCDDYGDIISGNFNILIGTPESWLNNARWRQFLSSKFVLDNAVCLVVDEVHKVSWYGVFIIGAPKLQRKHFQNVCFV, from the coding sequence ATGGCGACTGTTTCGGATGTTTCAAAAGTCATCTCAAACATTTTAGTTCCACTTTCTTTTTCAATTAAACCCAAACAATTAGAAGCTgtggtaaatattttaaatggaGTCGATACCTTGTGTATTTTTCCAACGTGTTATGGTAAAAGTTTAATCTACCAACTTTTACCAAGTGTGTGTTTGGAGTTAAATATAGCACCTTCACCACTTGTTTTAGTCGTTTCtcctcttatttctttaatccaAGATCAAGTTTCATCTGCAAATTCGTTAAGTGCGTTAGGATTAAAGGCTTCCAAACTAGATTGCGATGATTATGGGGATATTATATCTGGCAATTTCAATATTTTGATTGGCACACCTGAATCTTGGCTTAATAATGCCAGGTGGAGACAGTTTCTCTCATCTAAATTTGTACTGGACaatgctgtttgccttgttgTGGATGAAGTACACAAAGTGTCATGGTATGGTGTTTTTATTATTGGTGCCCCAAAGCTGCAAAGAAAGCATTTTCAGAATGTATGTTTTGTATAA
- the LOC130635974 gene encoding uncharacterized protein LOC130635974 isoform X2, which translates to MLRICSIRLIFYRVYIGQQVACFGILFKARDHKSRACIVSHRNDQLFIAAGAKKRAFKWFNALGVTNSYQTALNKNKKLACNYDQDVKGWKNMIESNDPESVGYQIIGDNLDYEVNVRHQGINNPNRSHHWFHYIAVKDRVHPSQDPKSFEDYRRASVLPDNHTLVMLADNFKHLVTRTIVSFIPAFESFKKHTQKHIAHPFVDEMSKKSEVVSLGLLLESENTASGITKILRHIQKEYVPQTINENGKLEVSKFITKLYVCLAASSDNKLGQINIHSGTEGKNR; encoded by the exons ATGTTACGAATATGTTCTATACGCTTAATATTTTACAGGGTATATATTGGACAACAAGTGGCGTGTTTCGGAATCCTGTTCAAAGCAAGAGATCATAAAAGCAGAGCCTGTATAGTCTCGCATCGCAATGACCAGCTGTTCATTGCCGCTGGTGCTAAGAAGCGGGCGTTTAAATGGTTCAATGCCCTTGGTGTAACCAATAGTTATCAAACTGCattgaacaaaaacaagaaattagCCTGTAATTATGACCAAGACGTTAAAGGTTGGAAAAATATGATAGAATCCAATGATCCGGAGAGTGTTGGGTACCAG ATTATTGGCGATAATCTAGACTACGAAGTTAACGTCAGACACCAAGGAATCAACAATCCCAATAGGAGTCATCACTGGTTTCATTACATAGCTGTTAAAGATCGCGTGCACCCCTCTCAAG aTCCTAAAAGTTTTGAAGATTACAGGCGTGCAAGTGTTCTACCAGATAACCACACGCTCGTGATGTTGGCAGATAATTTCAAGCACTTGGTAACAAGAACTATCGTATCCTTCATACCAGCGTTTGAATCTTTCAAGAAACATACGCAGAAACATATAGCACATCCATTCGTCgatgaaatgtcgaaaaaatcAGAGGTTGTTAGTCTTGGACTGTTGTTGGAGTCGGAAAACACGGCATCTGGAATTACCAAGATCTTACGTCATATACAGAAAGAATATGTGCCACAAACGATAAACGAAAACGGAAAATTGGAGGTCAGTAAATTCATAACAAAATTATATGTTTGCCTCGCCGCAAGTTCCGATAACAAGCTGGGTCAAATCAACATCCACAGTGGCACTGAGGGCAAGAATAGGTAA
- the LOC130635974 gene encoding uncharacterized protein LOC130635974 isoform X1 produces the protein MLRICSIRLIFYRVYIGQQVACFGILFKARDHKSRACIVSHRNDQLFIAAGAKKRAFKWFNALGVTNSYQTALNKNKKLACNYDQDVKGWKNMIESNDPESVGYQVILFSLVIQKRCISNISCIYIVCWQIIGDNLDYEVNVRHQGINNPNRSHHWFHYIAVKDRVHPSQDPKSFEDYRRASVLPDNHTLVMLADNFKHLVTRTIVSFIPAFESFKKHTQKHIAHPFVDEMSKKSEVVSLGLLLESENTASGITKILRHIQKEYVPQTINENGKLEVSKFITKLYVCLAASSDNKLGQINIHSGTEGKNR, from the exons ATGTTACGAATATGTTCTATACGCTTAATATTTTACAGGGTATATATTGGACAACAAGTGGCGTGTTTCGGAATCCTGTTCAAAGCAAGAGATCATAAAAGCAGAGCCTGTATAGTCTCGCATCGCAATGACCAGCTGTTCATTGCCGCTGGTGCTAAGAAGCGGGCGTTTAAATGGTTCAATGCCCTTGGTGTAACCAATAGTTATCAAACTGCattgaacaaaaacaagaaattagCCTGTAATTATGACCAAGACGTTAAAGGTTGGAAAAATATGATAGAATCCAATGATCCGGAGAGTGTTGGGTACCAGGTAATACTTTTTTCTCTAGTAATTCAGAAACGTTGCATTTCAAATATAAGCTGCATATATATTGTATGTTGGCAGATTATTGGCGATAATCTAGACTACGAAGTTAACGTCAGACACCAAGGAATCAACAATCCCAATAGGAGTCATCACTGGTTTCATTACATAGCTGTTAAAGATCGCGTGCACCCCTCTCAAG aTCCTAAAAGTTTTGAAGATTACAGGCGTGCAAGTGTTCTACCAGATAACCACACGCTCGTGATGTTGGCAGATAATTTCAAGCACTTGGTAACAAGAACTATCGTATCCTTCATACCAGCGTTTGAATCTTTCAAGAAACATACGCAGAAACATATAGCACATCCATTCGTCgatgaaatgtcgaaaaaatcAGAGGTTGTTAGTCTTGGACTGTTGTTGGAGTCGGAAAACACGGCATCTGGAATTACCAAGATCTTACGTCATATACAGAAAGAATATGTGCCACAAACGATAAACGAAAACGGAAAATTGGAGGTCAGTAAATTCATAACAAAATTATATGTTTGCCTCGCCGCAAGTTCCGATAACAAGCTGGGTCAAATCAACATCCACAGTGGCACTGAGGGCAAGAATAGGTAA